The genomic interval CGCGTTCGCGACGGCGCGGTTGGGGGGCCTCTTCGCCGTCCTCCACGGGGCGATTCGGGAGCCAGGGCTACGACGGATTCTGGAGCAGGTGACGCCCACCGTGGCCTTCCTGGATGAGTCGACCGCGCATCTGGCGGGCGCCTTCGGGGAGGTGCCCATTGTCTGGGTGGGGCGCGAAGGGGGGCCTGCCTCGGGAGAGAGATTGGAGCGAATCCTGGCGGACGCGCCCGCCGAGTGCCCCGCTTTCTCCGGGGTGGACGTGGAGCCGGTCTGTCTCATCTACACCTCGGGCTCCACGGGGATGCCTCGCGGCGTGACGCTCAGCCACGACAACCTGCTCTTCGTGCTGGCCGCCATCCAGGCTCGGCTCCAATACCGGCGCGAGGACGTGGTGGGAGTCTTCCTTCCGCTCTCCTTCGACTACGGGCTGTATCAAGTGTTCCTCGCCGCGCAGGTGGGGGCGAGTGTCTTCGTGGGGAGCGCGGAGCTGGCGGGGCCGGCGTTGCTCACCACCCTGGAGCGTTGGCGCGTCACCGTGCTGCCGGGAGTCCCGACTCTCTTCGCGGCGCTGCTCAAGCTGTTGGAGCGAGGTGGGGCGGGCGCCCCGCGACTCAGGGCCCTCACCAACACGGGCGCGCACCTCCCAGCCCCCCACGTGGAGCTGCTGCGGCGCCGGCTGCCTGGGGTCTCGGTGTTCCTCATGTATGGACTGACCGAGTGCAAGCGTGTCTCCATCCTCCTGCCCGAGGAGCTGGAGGCGCACCCGGGCTCGGTGGGGCGCGCGTTGCCCGGCACGGAGGCGCTCATCCTGGGGGAGGAGGGCCAGGTGCTCCCGCCCGGGGAAGTGGGGGAGCTCGTCATCCAGGGGCGGCATGTCGCGCTCGGCTACTGGCGCGCGCCGGAGGAGACGGCGATGCGCTACCGCACACACCCGCGAGGCCTGGGGCGCGTGCTGCACTCCGGTGACTTGTTCCGGATGGACGCGGACGGCTTCCTCCAGTTCGTGGGGCGCAAGGATTCGCTCCTCAAGCGCAAGGGCTTTCGGCTGCACCCGCTGGAGATAGAAGACGTGGCCTGTTCGCTGCCCGGAGTTGCCGAGGCGGGCGTGGTGCAGGAGGACTCCGTCGACCGGTTGCACCTCTTCGTCACCGCGCTGCCTGGCTCGCCGAGCACTCGCGAGTCAGGGCTGCTGGACGCGCTCGCCAGCCGTCTGGAGCCCTACAAGGTCCCGGACCGGGTGCACTGGGTGCAAGAGCTGCCCAAGACAGCCAATGGGAAGTTGGACCGGCCGGTTCTCGCCAGCTGGGTGGTTTCCGGGAGCAGGCCATGAGCACTCCGACGTCTCCACCCGAAGGGGCTCGGGCGTTGGCGTGGCTCGAGACGCACGGCTCTCCCTTGTATGTCTATGACCTGGATGAAGTGGAGCGGCGCGCCCGCGAGCTCATGTCCGTGTTGCCCGACGGGAGCCGGCTGTTGTTCTCGCTCAAGGCCAACCCGTTGCCCGCGGTGGCCCAGGTGCTGTGCGGGCTGGGATGTGACGCGGAGGTGTCTTCGCCAGGGGAGCTGTCGGTGGCGCTGGGGGCCGGCTTCTCGCCGGAGCGGGTGCTCTATTCGGGCCCGGGCAAGAGCGCGGAGGAGGTGCGAGGGGCGCTGGGTCTTGGCGTGACACGCTTCTCCGCCGAGTCATGGACGGACCTGGAGCGTGTGGACCGGGCGTCGAGAGCGGCTCGGCGTTGCTCCCGCGTCCTCTTGCGCGTCAACCCCGACACGCCGCCCATGGCCCGGCTGGCCATGAGTGGCGTGAGCAGCCAGTTCGGCCTCGATGAGGCGCAATGGCGCGAGGGGCGTGAGCGGCTGGCGGCGTTGAGCGGCATCGAGTTGTTGGGCGTGCACGTCTACCAGGGGACCCAGCTCGCGGATGTCCCGGCGCTGCTCTCCTCCCTGCGGCTGGCCTTCGAGGCGGGAGAATCCCTGGTCAGCGCGCTCGACCTCCCGTTTCAGGTGTTGGACCTGGGAGGCGGCTTTCCATGGCCGTTCGCCACCTCCGGCACCGGGCTGGACCTGGCGCCGCTGCGTGAGCCCCTGGCGCGCTGGGCGGCGGAGCGCCGGAGGACCGCGTCCTGCGAGCTGTGGTTCGAGTCGGGCCGCAGGTTGTGCGGCTCGTCGGGCACGCTCTGGGCGACGGTGCTGGATGTGAAGCATTCGAAGGGCAAGCAGTACGTCGTCCTCGATACGGGCATCCATCATCTGGGGGGAATGTCGGGCCTGGGGCGGGTGCCGCTGGTGAGCGTGGGCGTGGCCCGCGCGGGCGCGCAGGTGGCGCGCGAGGTGCTCGAGGAGGTCAACGTGGTGGGGCCGCTGTGTACCCCGCTGGACTGCTTCGCCCGCAACGTCAAGCTGCCCCCGCTCCGGGTGGGAGACCGGGTGTTCGTCCCCAATGTCGGCGCCTATGGGGCGACCGCGAGTCTCACGGGGTTCCTGAGCCGGCCTCCTCCGGTGGAGCTGGCGCATCGGGGAGGAGAGGTCGTCGCGGTGCACCGGCTCCGGTGGGGACACGAGCCACAGGCGAGGCCGGCCAGCGAAGGCGCGCAATCGGAGGAGACACGATGAATGCGGACGAGGTGAGGAACAGGCTCATCGAGGTGCTTCGCGAGTTCCTTCCCCGGGTGGCGCCTGGGGAGCCCGTGGAGATGGCGCGCCCCTGCAATGAGATGGGGCTGGACTCGATGAACGCCATCAACCTGATGCTCGCGCTCGAAGGGGCGTTCGAGGTCTCCTTCCCGGATGCACTCCTCACGGCGGAGACGTTCCACTCCCCGGCCTCGCTCGAGTCCACCATCCACCAACTGCGCGGCGCCGCGAGGTGAGCACGCTGCGCGCCGTTGCAGCGCTGGACGCACCCGAGCCCGAGGAGGTCGCGGACCCTCCGGTGGGAGAGGTGACCTCCGCGGAGCCGGCGCGCAGTCCTTCGGTGAGCGCGCATCGTGTGTCGGCCGCCGTGCGAAGGTGGCGCCAGCGCGGCGACGACGGCGAGGACGCGCGAATCGAGGTCGCCCGGATGTTGGGGCGTCGGCTTCGCGAGCGGGCGTGGGAGGCTCCGCCCACCCCGCATCACCGCGAATCCGAGCAGTATCGCGCCGGCATCGGGCGGACGCTGCAACAGCTGGGCGTCTGGGTATTCGGGGCGTTGTGGCTCCTGGTGCGCATCGGGATGGATGTAATTCGTCGCCGCGATTCCATCCAGGCGCGAGGCAGGCACCTGCGGGGGTTGATTGAGCGGGCTGGAGGGACGTGGATCAAGCTGGGCCAACAGCTGGCCATCCGCGTCGACCTGCTCCCGTATCCCGTGGCGCAGGAGCTGGAGAAGATGCTGGATGCCGCGCCGCCCATCGCCTTCTCTCAGGTGCGGCGAATCGTGGAGCACGCCATCCAGCGGCCCCTCGACGAGGTGTTCTCGGAGCTGAGCGAGGAGCCGGTGGGCTCGGGCTCCGTCGCGTGTGTCTACCGCGCGGTGCTCCGCGGTGGAGACGTGGTGGCGGTGAAGGTTCGCAGGCCCGGGGTCGGCTCGCTGTTCGCCGCGGACATGCGGGCGCTGGGATGGATTCTGTGGCTGGCGGAGCTGTGGCTCGTGCCCCCGGGCTACTCGAGGCAGCTGCTCCACGAGCTCAGCACCATGCTCTACGAGGAACTCGATTTCGTGCAGGAGGCCCGGTACACGGAGCTGTTCCAGGACCGGATGGACAAGCTGGGGCAGCGCTTCGTGCGGTCTCCCCATGTGTATGGCGAGCTGTCCAACAACGAGGTGCTGGTCACCGAGTATGTCTCGGGCATCTGGCTCAAGGACCTCATCTCCGCCGCCGAGCGTCAGGACGCGGAGGGCCTCAAGGAGCTGGCCGGGTTGGGCATCGTCCCGCGCAAGGTGGCCCGGCGGCTGCTCAAGATTGCCCGGCTCTGCGCGCAGGAGGGGCTCTTCTTCCACGCGGACCTGCACCCGGCCAATGTGATGGTGCAGCCGGACAGCCGGCTGGTGCTCATCGACTTCGGCTCATGCGGGGCCTTCACCGCGCGCGAGCGCAGGGTGTGGCGCGAAATCGCGGACGCCCAGGCCAACGAGGACGTGGGGCGGATGGTGGCCGCGGTGCTGGCGCTGCTGGAGCCCTTGCCCTCGGTGGACGTGGAGGAGTTCTCCCGCAAGCTGGAGACCGTCTTCTGGCAGGACCTCTATGCCAACAAGAGCCGCACCTCGCGCTGGTGGGAGCGCACGTCCGCCAACCTGTGGATTGGCTTCTTCAAGCTGGCGCAGGAGTACCGCGTGCCCATGAACCTCAACACCCTGCGGATGATTCGCTCCACCATGCTCTCCGACAGCCTGGCGGCGCGGCTGGAGCCCCGCATCGACCACTACCGCGAGTTCCGCCGGTACGAAGTGCAGCTTGGGAAGCGGATGCGCCAGCGCTTGAGGCGGAAACTGAACAGTCTGACCGATGACCGCTCGTTCATCCGCTACGAACAGCTCTACGAGGCGGCTGTGGCTGGCTTCTATCGCTTCCAGCGCTTCCTGGACTCCTCGACCTACCGCTTCGCGGTGACGGAGCGCATGTTCGCGTTCGCGGTGTCGCAGGCGCTGCGGGCGGGGACGTGGCTGTTGTCGGGCGTGGTGCTGGTTCGCGTGGGCGCGGCCGCGAGGCGGATCTTCTGGGAGGGGCAAGGGGTGACGGAGGCGCTGACCCAGGAGCTGCTGTCGGGCCCCGCATGGCGTCAGACGTTCACCAGCCCCGTGTTCATCGGGGCCGCGCTGCTGATGCTGGCATTGACGCTGCGAGGCATCAGCTTTCGACTCTCCGACAAGGACCGCGAAGCGGGCTCGCGCACCGCGCTCTGATTCGACTGTTCGCATCCCGAGGGCATTGGCAGGTT from Myxococcus stipitatus carries:
- a CDS encoding class I adenylate-forming enzyme family protein encodes the protein MTPHHLCGLLDEAERLHGDRLFLTDDQGSFTYAQLSTATRRLAGWLSRRGFHRGDRAVILTRNRAEVALAAFATARLGGLFAVLHGAIREPGLRRILEQVTPTVAFLDESTAHLAGAFGEVPIVWVGREGGPASGERLERILADAPAECPAFSGVDVEPVCLIYTSGSTGMPRGVTLSHDNLLFVLAAIQARLQYRREDVVGVFLPLSFDYGLYQVFLAAQVGASVFVGSAELAGPALLTTLERWRVTVLPGVPTLFAALLKLLERGGAGAPRLRALTNTGAHLPAPHVELLRRRLPGVSVFLMYGLTECKRVSILLPEELEAHPGSVGRALPGTEALILGEEGQVLPPGEVGELVIQGRHVALGYWRAPEETAMRYRTHPRGLGRVLHSGDLFRMDADGFLQFVGRKDSLLKRKGFRLHPLEIEDVACSLPGVAEAGVVQEDSVDRLHLFVTALPGSPSTRESGLLDALASRLEPYKVPDRVHWVQELPKTANGKLDRPVLASWVVSGSRP
- a CDS encoding phosphopantetheine-binding protein encodes the protein MNADEVRNRLIEVLREFLPRVAPGEPVEMARPCNEMGLDSMNAINLMLALEGAFEVSFPDALLTAETFHSPASLESTIHQLRGAAR
- a CDS encoding AarF/ABC1/UbiB kinase family protein — encoded protein: MDVIRRRDSIQARGRHLRGLIERAGGTWIKLGQQLAIRVDLLPYPVAQELEKMLDAAPPIAFSQVRRIVEHAIQRPLDEVFSELSEEPVGSGSVACVYRAVLRGGDVVAVKVRRPGVGSLFAADMRALGWILWLAELWLVPPGYSRQLLHELSTMLYEELDFVQEARYTELFQDRMDKLGQRFVRSPHVYGELSNNEVLVTEYVSGIWLKDLISAAERQDAEGLKELAGLGIVPRKVARRLLKIARLCAQEGLFFHADLHPANVMVQPDSRLVLIDFGSCGAFTARERRVWREIADAQANEDVGRMVAAVLALLEPLPSVDVEEFSRKLETVFWQDLYANKSRTSRWWERTSANLWIGFFKLAQEYRVPMNLNTLRMIRSTMLSDSLAARLEPRIDHYREFRRYEVQLGKRMRQRLRRKLNSLTDDRSFIRYEQLYEAAVAGFYRFQRFLDSSTYRFAVTERMFAFAVSQALRAGTWLLSGVVLVRVGAAARRIFWEGQGVTEALTQELLSGPAWRQTFTSPVFIGAALLMLALTLRGISFRLSDKDREAGSRTAL